From the Pseudomonadota bacterium genome, one window contains:
- a CDS encoding amino acid permease yields the protein MPNIKASEAPGRAVKNNFGTFGGVFTPSILTILGVIMFMRANFVVGEAGIIGAVIILMIAKSITLATSLSIAAVSTNLQVRGGGLYYLISRSLGIEFGGAIGIALFFALALSVPFYILGFAEALVISYPKVAPYFLVICLTTATTLFLIAYYGAGLALKTQFVIMCILFLSIVSFLGGGILGFSTERFITNLAPGYSFAGAIPSTGIPYSFWGIFALYFPAVTGIAAGVNMSGDLKDPGTSIPRGTLAAVSVGFAIYLAQILVSGGAWERADLISNPFGLLKENALFGFSGIVVAGVVAATLSSALGSLLGAPRILQAVSRDRIIKLLFFFAKGTKKGDEPRRALLLTYVITLLVLFWAGNDSGGAALNAIAAIITMFFLYTYGMINLSAFIEDFGDNPSFRPRFQFYHWVTALLGSLACVAVSLLINWVAAVGAILIIVIFFWYIRTRKLIAAFGDARRGFVYNAIRKNLLRLSRMPEDSKNWRPTMLVFSGNPTVREPLVKYATWIAAKRGLVYLADILEGDFTKLAPRRPGVLKQLEKFCQEKDIEAFPSVVTANTVEEGVSMLLQATETGPIHPNVAIFGWSSEYGNLLGYLRQLRMAAALEMNIFLFSVKGLPLPQRRKRIDVWWRGKKNGGMMLLAAHLITESWEWEDTEIRILRVVEKEEGRIPASEALAEIINLSRVKAYPQVIVCDNPFEIPFREYSADADCIFLGFELPEEEDEKKWHGFYQKLLHKMPTTILVNSQLHEIAEV from the coding sequence ATGCCGAATATAAAAGCCAGTGAAGCCCCAGGCAGAGCAGTAAAAAACAATTTCGGCACTTTCGGAGGCGTTTTCACTCCTTCGATCCTGACAATCCTAGGCGTGATCATGTTCATGCGCGCCAACTTCGTGGTCGGAGAAGCGGGAATCATCGGCGCCGTCATCATCCTGATGATCGCCAAGTCAATCACCCTGGCCACCTCCCTGTCCATTGCCGCTGTCAGCACAAACTTACAGGTGCGCGGTGGCGGTCTTTATTATCTGATCTCAAGATCTCTTGGTATTGAGTTCGGCGGGGCAATCGGCATCGCCCTTTTCTTTGCCCTCGCTCTTTCCGTGCCCTTCTATATTCTGGGGTTTGCCGAAGCACTGGTCATTTCCTACCCGAAAGTCGCGCCTTATTTTCTGGTTATCTGTCTCACAACCGCCACCACACTCTTTCTGATTGCCTATTACGGTGCAGGCCTGGCCCTCAAGACCCAGTTTGTGATCATGTGCATTCTCTTTCTGTCGATAGTCTCCTTTCTCGGCGGCGGCATTCTCGGCTTTTCCACGGAACGCTTTATCACCAATCTTGCCCCTGGTTATTCTTTTGCGGGTGCCATACCCTCTACCGGTATCCCATACAGTTTCTGGGGCATCTTTGCCCTTTACTTCCCGGCCGTTACCGGAATTGCCGCAGGGGTCAATATGAGCGGCGACCTTAAAGACCCCGGCACCAGCATCCCCCGGGGCACACTGGCGGCGGTGAGCGTCGGCTTTGCAATTTATCTGGCCCAGATTCTCGTCAGTGGCGGTGCCTGGGAGCGGGCCGATCTCATCAGCAACCCCTTCGGGCTGCTCAAGGAAAACGCTCTGTTCGGCTTCTCCGGGATTGTTGTGGCCGGCGTTGTTGCCGCAACCCTTTCTTCCGCTCTGGGCAGCCTGCTCGGCGCGCCCCGAATTCTGCAGGCTGTTTCCCGTGACCGGATCATCAAGCTTCTTTTTTTCTTTGCTAAAGGAACAAAGAAGGGTGATGAACCAAGACGCGCGCTTCTCTTAACCTACGTCATCACCTTACTGGTTCTTTTCTGGGCCGGGAATGACTCCGGAGGCGCCGCCTTAAATGCAATTGCCGCAATCATCACCATGTTTTTTTTATACACCTACGGAATGATCAACCTGTCGGCCTTTATTGAGGATTTCGGCGACAACCCTTCATTCCGGCCGCGATTTCAATTCTATCACTGGGTAACCGCCTTGCTCGGCTCCCTTGCCTGTGTTGCCGTTTCCCTTCTCATTAACTGGGTTGCAGCCGTGGGTGCGATCCTCATTATCGTAATTTTTTTCTGGTACATCAGGACCAGAAAACTCATTGCCGCCTTTGGCGATGCCAGAAGAGGTTTTGTCTATAATGCTATTCGCAAGAACCTCCTGCGATTAAGCCGGATGCCGGAAGACAGCAAAAACTGGCGGCCGACCATGCTGGTTTTTTCGGGGAATCCAACCGTGCGCGAGCCCTTGGTGAAATATGCGACCTGGATCGCAGCGAAACGCGGGCTCGTCTATCTGGCGGACATCCTTGAGGGGGATTTTACCAAACTTGCTCCCAGAAGACCGGGTGTCCTGAAGCAGCTGGAAAAATTCTGCCAGGAGAAAGATATCGAGGCCTTTCCGTCGGTGGTGACGGCAAACACTGTGGAAGAAGGCGTCTCCATGCTCCTTCAGGCCACGGAAACCGGACCTATCCATCCCAATGTGGCGATATTCGGCTGGTCTTCGGAATATGGCAATTTATTAGGATATCTCCGCCAGCTCAGGATGGCTGCCGCCCTGGAAATGAACATCTTTCTTTTTTCAGTCAAAGGGTTGCCGCTTCCACAACGAAGAAAAAGAATAGATGTCTGGTGGCGGGGAAAGAAAAACGGCGGGATGATGCTTCTTGCCGCCCACCTGATTACCGAAAGCTGGGAATGGGAAGACACCGAAATCCGAATACTCCGGGTAGTTGAAAAGGAAGAAGGCAGAATCCCCGCCTCTGAAGCGCTGGCCGAGATCATCAACCTTTCCAGGGTCAAGGCTTACCCTCAGGTTATCGTCTGCGATAATCCTTTTGAAATTCCTTTCCGGGAATACTCCGCCGACGCCG
- a CDS encoding mechanosensitive ion channel family protein, whose translation MNSLNLQELLAGQGPKSLALILITVGGLTLYLVFSRFFSLLHKREAISESLAQVFRKIVKILIFVMVVLFSLQLFGVKVSSIITSLLTIAAMIAVGFIAVWSVFSNFLCSLLVILFTPYRIGDEIEITEVVGGTGLRGKVVDFNIMYTSILESGDLPDEEKALIRIPNNIFFQKAIKRWKGEERKSIEKHLLDKSLTKS comes from the coding sequence ATGAACAGTTTGAATCTACAGGAATTACTGGCCGGCCAGGGACCAAAATCCCTTGCCCTTATTTTAATAACTGTCGGCGGCTTGACCCTTTACTTAGTGTTCAGCCGCTTTTTTTCACTGCTGCACAAGCGCGAAGCCATTTCGGAATCTCTGGCCCAGGTATTCAGGAAGATCGTGAAAATCCTGATCTTTGTCATGGTCGTCCTCTTCTCCCTGCAGCTTTTCGGGGTGAAGGTGTCATCAATCATCACCTCGCTTCTTACCATCGCAGCAATGATTGCCGTCGGGTTTATTGCCGTGTGGAGCGTGTTCAGCAATTTTCTCTGCTCCCTACTGGTTATTCTCTTCACCCCTTACAGGATCGGTGATGAAATTGAAATCACCGAAGTGGTGGGCGGCACAGGTCTTCGCGGCAAGGTGGTCGATTTCAATATCATGTACACCTCGATCCTTGAAAGCGGTGACCTGCCGGATGAGGAAAAAGCACTGATCCGCATTCCCAACAACATCTTTTTCCAGAAGGCGATTAAACGCTGGAAGGGAGAGGAGAGAAAGAGCATTGAAAAACACCTGCTGGACAAATCCTTAACAAAAAGCTGA
- a CDS encoding acetate--CoA ligase family protein: MDKSTILTMLDSARKYGWVLEPQAKEICRIGGLSVPRFIVAEKIEDCTPAAETLGFPLAAKVVSPEIVHKTEHQGVAVNINDLEKLRQVFTTFSRLPGFLGVLLEKMSTGVELILGAQNDPQFGPVVLLGIGGTSVEIYKDTTIAMAPLDKSDGEKMISGLKGRKLLEGYRGTPAVDREALVATIERFSRLSMALADHFASIDINPLFCSSEGCNVADARIILK, from the coding sequence ATGGATAAATCGACAATTCTTACAATGCTCGACTCGGCCCGCAAGTATGGTTGGGTTCTGGAACCCCAGGCAAAGGAAATCTGCCGGATTGGCGGCCTGTCGGTCCCCCGGTTCATCGTGGCGGAAAAAATTGAGGACTGCACCCCTGCGGCAGAAACTCTCGGCTTCCCTCTCGCCGCGAAGGTGGTCTCTCCGGAGATTGTCCACAAGACCGAGCATCAGGGCGTTGCCGTCAATATTAACGATCTGGAAAAACTCCGGCAGGTGTTCACCACTTTTTCACGGCTCCCCGGTTTTCTGGGGGTTCTGCTGGAAAAAATGTCGACCGGGGTGGAGCTTATTCTCGGCGCCCAGAACGACCCTCAATTCGGCCCGGTTGTGCTGCTCGGGATCGGCGGCACTTCCGTCGAAATCTACAAAGACACCACCATCGCCATGGCCCCGCTCGACAAATCAGATGGAGAGAAAATGATCTCAGGGCTCAAAGGTCGAAAACTTCTTGAAGGATATCGCGGCACCCCGGCAGTGGACCGTGAGGCCCTGGTTGCAACGATTGAGAGATTTTCCCGGTTGAGCATGGCGCTTGCCGACCATTTTGCGTCGATTGACATCAACCCCCTCTTCTGCTCAAGTGAAGGGTGCAACGTTGCGGACGCGCGAATCATATTAAAGTGA
- a CDS encoding CoA-binding protein — protein sequence MNFDNFFHPRTMAVIGVSTSNDLHPANVVYGKNLLRYPVKVFPVNPKGGTLLSQKVYRKITDIEEELDLAIIAVRADLVPATVRECAAAGVKGAIVISGGFAEAGRNDLQEEMLAEAEKGNLPVIGPNCLGIFTPAHVDTFFLPSERTVQPGSGNVGIVSQSGGILVDLLVKFADEGIGLSSAVSIGNKAMIRELSLLDHFIHDPLTGVIVFYIEGFRENEGREFVIAAKNSPKPVVVLKSGKTAGGVRAVSSHTASLAGDYHVFKSVLEQHGVYVAANELELTSYCEALSCYEKPAGGRIGIVSGSGGHGALAVDSCAAYGLSAEEFPIPLQEDLRRVLSDSIKGIASVANPIDLTGSALEHDFEATVETLSKSDQIDCILLLLLPYLPGISSDLGARISMIYRREGKPLIAYVPHVEKFRMLIEGFELNRVPVASSIESAVMMAKALTGKRNG from the coding sequence ATGAACTTCGACAATTTCTTTCACCCTCGAACCATGGCCGTGATCGGGGTCTCCACCTCGAACGACCTGCATCCGGCAAATGTCGTATACGGGAAAAACCTGCTCCGCTACCCGGTCAAGGTGTTTCCGGTCAACCCGAAAGGGGGAACCCTGCTCAGTCAGAAGGTCTACCGGAAGATCACCGATATTGAAGAGGAGCTGGACCTGGCGATTATTGCGGTCCGGGCCGATCTGGTGCCGGCAACGGTCCGGGAGTGTGCTGCCGCCGGAGTCAAGGGGGCGATCGTCATCTCGGGAGGTTTTGCCGAGGCGGGGCGCAATGACCTGCAGGAGGAGATGCTTGCCGAGGCCGAAAAGGGGAATCTTCCGGTCATCGGCCCGAACTGCCTCGGGATTTTCACCCCGGCCCACGTCGACACCTTTTTTCTCCCCTCCGAACGGACCGTGCAGCCGGGATCAGGCAATGTCGGCATCGTGAGCCAGAGCGGCGGAATCCTGGTGGACCTTCTGGTCAAATTCGCCGACGAAGGGATCGGTCTCAGCTCGGCGGTCAGTATCGGCAACAAGGCCATGATTCGCGAACTCTCCCTCCTTGATCATTTCATTCACGACCCGCTGACCGGGGTGATCGTTTTTTATATCGAAGGATTTAGAGAAAATGAAGGAAGAGAATTCGTCATCGCCGCTAAAAACAGTCCGAAACCGGTGGTTGTTTTAAAGTCGGGCAAGACTGCCGGAGGCGTCCGGGCGGTATCGAGCCATACCGCTTCACTGGCCGGAGATTATCATGTGTTCAAAAGTGTACTGGAGCAGCATGGGGTCTATGTGGCGGCAAACGAACTGGAGCTGACCAGCTACTGCGAGGCCCTCAGCTGCTATGAGAAACCGGCGGGAGGGAGAATCGGCATTGTTTCCGGCAGCGGCGGACACGGGGCGCTGGCCGTTGACAGTTGTGCCGCTTACGGACTCTCCGCCGAGGAATTTCCCATCCCGCTTCAGGAGGATCTGCGCAGGGTGCTCTCCGACAGCATCAAGGGAATCGCCTCGGTCGCAAACCCGATTGACCTCACCGGCAGCGCCCTGGAGCATGACTTCGAGGCAACGGTTGAAACCCTGAGCAAAAGCGATCAGATCGACTGCATCCTGTTGCTGCTGTTGCCCTATCTCCCGGGGATCTCCTCCGATCTCGGCGCCAGGATCAGCATGATCTACCGCCGGGAGGGAAAACCCCTGATCGCCTATGTGCCCCATGTGGAAAAATTCCGGATGCTCATCGAAGGGTTTGAGCTGAACAGAGTGCCGGTCGCCTCCTCCATCGAAAGTGCGGTGATGATGGCAAAAGCCTTAACGGGGAAAAGAAATGGATAA
- a CDS encoding GGDEF domain-containing protein — protein MYHRGKTKITDFLGSLSETGIVTFCLSLVFLIGVGDYLAGPELSSSIFYVVPLAIGTWYGNKRLGVIIALLSAVAWLMTDTLSGRVYSHPLILYWNGSVRLGLFLIIGLLFSGYRTQLTIEETLAHTDVLTGVCNRRAFYEKIEREIDRSQRFGHPFTLAYIDLDNFKQVNDTLGHHIGDALLKKVAQLMEGNTRKTDVITRLGGDEFAVLMVETGYKAAEDAMEKLQTRLLAAMKQKGWPVTFSIGMVTCEKPPGSMQEVMSLADNLMYSVKKSGKNRIARMKMA, from the coding sequence ATGTACCACCGGGGAAAAACAAAAATTACAGATTTTCTTGGCTCACTTTCCGAAACAGGGATTGTCACTTTCTGTCTTTCCCTGGTTTTTCTGATCGGCGTCGGAGATTATCTTGCAGGCCCGGAACTCTCCTCGTCCATATTCTACGTCGTCCCTCTGGCCATCGGCACCTGGTACGGCAACAAACGCCTGGGAGTCATTATCGCCCTTCTTTCCGCCGTCGCCTGGCTGATGACCGACACTCTTTCCGGGAGGGTCTATTCACACCCCCTGATCCTGTACTGGAACGGTTCTGTACGTCTGGGCCTGTTCCTGATTATCGGCCTGCTGTTTTCCGGTTATCGTACTCAATTGACCATCGAGGAAACCCTCGCCCACACCGACGTTTTAACCGGTGTTTGCAACAGAAGGGCCTTTTATGAGAAGATCGAACGTGAAATTGATCGATCTCAACGTTTCGGGCATCCTTTCACCCTGGCCTACATTGATCTCGACAATTTCAAACAGGTCAATGACACCCTGGGCCATCACATCGGAGATGCCCTGTTGAAAAAGGTGGCGCAGCTCATGGAGGGCAACACCAGAAAAACCGACGTGATCACGAGGCTCGGTGGCGACGAGTTTGCCGTGCTGATGGTTGAAACCGGGTACAAGGCCGCCGAAGATGCCATGGAAAAGCTGCAGACCCGTCTGCTCGCCGCCATGAAACAGAAGGGGTGGCCGGTCACCTTCAGCATCGGCATGGTGACCTGCGAGAAACCTCCCGGAAGCATGCAGGAAGTAATGAGTCTTGCCGACAACCTGATGTACTCGGTCAAGAAGAGCGGCAAAAACCGGATCGCCCGGATGAAGATGGCATAA
- a CDS encoding translocation/assembly module TamB codes for MRRFHVARRVGLKYLNYMTKFFRWAGSLLIFFSLLLSLLYLIREPLVYAVMKNVARLAAGRGGVALDIGSISGNLFSETRMENISVKPQKGQPQTYHFTARAIQCRYDLWDLREGFEPFIRGLDCSVEDPEGMYDFRGASTPEQTSDQSLQITVPEVLPGLELRNGSVLLTDTGWAVELKAMNAAFRPGDKTHELLIEVGELSVVQDEETKIETGFTARLRSAEEKLIIDSLDLAEQKVGASGWVALGRNGQGFAADLLFAESKLSARGTIENGFLKTQITTESFDLGELQKRLGGTGWDISGKIRGEAELDYSFRSQADRAGTFDLAFQHGRYNGVDIKTITAAGNFAAGALRISKAEAETRANRVSIENVFVPLSGVSSKTVLAIVAESRGEFAGEIADPEGLLKLFGLGEEAVPKMFRPDVLSFHGKLENGTLHLEEARVLSPDHRLTCNNVFIPLSGVSSKTVLATVAESRGEFAGEIADIEELLKLFGIWDEAAPETFSKDVLSLRGKLENRALYFEDVTVVASDLSVTDLRGEIGIPKSMDDLESHRVDLSGKFASGDLGLLVRRFGEIPVSGQVAGDVEIKGTLGAVHGVVKLAGENLEFGERALGSLALQGEIFLFQKKFGSLKEVRVALTDFSQENNSGRISLQPPFSGNWHPEGFSGQGAFLVDGQGDLSLGMTKDPGGEMAAELSVRNLNSVGWLENFLDRRIFFHGADLNVRFTGSRQNPQVHLDGTVDKAGTTGVPFPLSGKFELRYSSRGLEISEFTWESHERNRLTLTGHLPYDPLGEKPFPDGEVTLLGHVDFPALEDISVFLEPLGIGKGSLALDLDLSGSWDKPVGRVLLKAEGVEPPIALKELVDSPMNLVCELTAQDDAIVLKSASLESDDYTVRGTGSWQHGIILKEFLQQGWTGLKGEVAAEASVKLKDLNILRKKMPWLRRLEGDLQGEIHVAGPVAGPAMKGSFSLQNGEASHQFNFPMLSAINLQGDFDEQSINIHRMQAEVGGSLVSLAGNLERGEETVTVRLHGGGKNILLFRNNDMGMRGDVDLDVSGPLEKLVIKGTTGLTGGYYTRNIDFLGKIGSAAVPVSEGGGFLFSFPDPPLKDAVFDIKITTIEPFKIRNNVIRGVLRPELSLKGTGELPFLVGKVYIDPSRIILPSGRLQIKSGLVRFPEEDPDRPQLDILGQSKLLGYDINVVTRGAIDDPVITLSSSPALPNDDLLILLLTGQPPRQEGAGVVGSKGTRNVMVYLGRDFLNKWLEGENGNGDESILDRFELDFGRDVTKSGEQTVESTFRLTKQEAGTGKIYYLSGEKDKYDAYNYGFKMVFRFE; via the coding sequence ATGCGGAGATTCCATGTTGCTCGCCGTGTGGGGCTTAAATATCTGAACTATATGACAAAATTTTTCCGATGGGCAGGCTCTCTGCTCATCTTCTTCTCGCTGCTCCTTTCTCTCCTGTACCTGATCAGGGAGCCTCTGGTGTATGCGGTCATGAAAAATGTTGCGAGGCTCGCTGCCGGGAGGGGTGGGGTTGCGCTGGATATCGGTTCGATCAGCGGCAATCTGTTTTCTGAAACAAGAATGGAAAACATTTCCGTCAAACCGCAAAAAGGGCAGCCGCAGACCTATCATTTTACAGCCCGGGCGATTCAATGCCGCTATGATCTGTGGGATTTGCGTGAAGGTTTTGAGCCCTTTATCCGAGGTCTTGACTGTTCGGTGGAAGACCCTGAAGGCATGTATGATTTCAGGGGCGCAAGTACCCCGGAGCAAACATCTGACCAATCACTGCAAATCACTGTTCCGGAGGTCCTTCCCGGGCTGGAGTTGCGCAATGGCTCCGTGCTGCTGACCGATACCGGCTGGGCGGTCGAATTAAAAGCAATGAATGCCGCTTTCCGCCCCGGTGATAAAACCCATGAGCTATTGATAGAGGTCGGGGAACTCAGCGTTGTCCAGGATGAGGAAACGAAGATTGAAACAGGATTCACGGCCAGGCTGCGCTCTGCCGAGGAGAAACTGATCATTGACTCTCTTGACCTTGCAGAGCAGAAAGTCGGAGCATCCGGATGGGTAGCCCTGGGGCGGAATGGCCAGGGGTTTGCCGCCGATCTCCTCTTTGCCGAAAGCAAGCTGAGTGCAAGGGGGACAATTGAAAACGGGTTTTTAAAAACGCAGATCACCACAGAGAGTTTTGATCTTGGAGAACTGCAGAAACGATTGGGTGGCACCGGTTGGGATATTTCCGGCAAGATTCGGGGTGAGGCGGAGCTTGACTATAGCTTCCGCTCGCAGGCGGACCGTGCCGGGACTTTTGACCTGGCGTTCCAGCATGGCCGTTACAACGGCGTGGATATCAAAACCATCACTGCCGCCGGCAATTTTGCTGCCGGGGCTTTAAGAATTTCAAAGGCGGAAGCTGAAACTCGCGCCAATCGTGTCTCCATTGAAAATGTGTTCGTCCCGTTGTCCGGGGTGTCGTCGAAAACGGTGCTTGCAATTGTAGCGGAGAGTCGGGGGGAGTTTGCAGGAGAAATTGCTGATCCTGAGGGGTTGCTGAAACTATTCGGCCTCGGGGAGGAAGCGGTCCCGAAAATGTTCAGGCCGGATGTGTTGTCGTTTCACGGCAAACTGGAGAACGGGACTCTCCATCTTGAAGAGGCAAGGGTTTTGTCTCCTGACCACCGCCTCACCTGCAACAATGTGTTCATCCCGTTGTCCGGGGTGTCGTCGAAAACGGTGCTTGCAACTGTAGCGGAGAGTCGGGGGGAATTCGCAGGCGAAATTGCTGATATTGAAGAGCTTCTGAAACTATTCGGGATCTGGGATGAAGCTGCCCCGGAAACGTTCAGTAAGGATGTGTTGTCGTTGCGCGGCAAACTGGAGAACCGGGCTCTCTATTTTGAAGATGTGACGGTTGTGGCATCCGATCTCAGCGTCACCGATCTTCGTGGCGAGATCGGTATTCCGAAATCCATGGACGATCTGGAGTCGCACCGAGTCGATCTTTCCGGAAAGTTTGCAAGTGGCGACCTTGGGTTACTGGTCAGGCGATTCGGCGAGATTCCCGTTTCCGGACAGGTGGCAGGTGACGTGGAAATAAAAGGCACTCTGGGGGCGGTGCATGGAGTTGTAAAACTTGCCGGTGAAAATCTGGAGTTTGGGGAAAGGGCGCTTGGTTCCCTGGCTCTTCAGGGGGAGATTTTTCTTTTTCAGAAAAAATTCGGCAGTCTGAAAGAGGTCCGGGTTGCCCTCACCGATTTTTCACAGGAAAACAACTCCGGCAGAATCAGCCTTCAGCCTCCATTTTCCGGGAACTGGCATCCGGAAGGGTTTTCAGGGCAGGGAGCCTTCCTGGTTGATGGGCAGGGCGATCTCAGCTTGGGTATGACGAAGGATCCGGGAGGAGAGATGGCGGCAGAACTCTCGGTGCGAAATCTTAACAGTGTCGGATGGCTGGAAAATTTTCTTGATCGCCGCATCTTTTTTCACGGCGCAGATCTGAATGTGCGTTTCACCGGGTCGCGCCAAAACCCGCAAGTACATCTTGACGGAACAGTTGACAAGGCAGGGACGACAGGCGTCCCCTTTCCGCTCTCCGGGAAATTCGAACTGCGCTATTCATCCCGGGGTCTTGAAATCTCAGAATTTACCTGGGAATCCCATGAAAGGAACCGGCTCACCTTAACCGGCCATCTGCCCTATGATCCGCTGGGAGAAAAGCCGTTTCCTGATGGTGAAGTCACTTTGCTTGGGCACGTTGATTTTCCGGCCCTGGAGGACATCTCTGTATTTCTTGAGCCTTTGGGCATAGGCAAAGGGAGTCTCGCCCTTGACCTGGATCTTTCGGGATCATGGGACAAACCGGTCGGCAGGGTGCTTCTTAAAGCCGAAGGAGTTGAGCCTCCTATAGCACTGAAAGAGCTTGTGGACTCACCGATGAATCTGGTTTGTGAATTGACAGCGCAAGACGATGCCATTGTCCTGAAGTCCGCTTCGCTCGAATCTGACGACTACACGGTACGGGGAACAGGTTCCTGGCAGCATGGTATTATCTTGAAGGAATTTCTGCAGCAGGGGTGGACGGGGTTAAAGGGCGAGGTGGCAGCGGAGGCTTCGGTTAAACTGAAAGACTTGAATATTCTTCGCAAAAAAATGCCCTGGCTTCGTCGTCTTGAAGGTGATCTGCAGGGTGAAATCCATGTGGCCGGTCCGGTTGCCGGGCCCGCCATGAAAGGCTCCTTCTCGTTGCAGAATGGTGAAGCAAGCCATCAGTTTAATTTCCCGATGCTCTCGGCAATCAATCTGCAGGGTGATTTTGATGAGCAATCGATCAACATTCACCGGATGCAGGCGGAAGTGGGCGGTTCTCTGGTCAGCCTCGCCGGCAATCTCGAAAGAGGGGAGGAAACGGTTACGGTCCGCCTGCATGGCGGAGGCAAAAATATTCTCCTCTTCCGCAACAACGACATGGGGATGCGCGGAGATGTTGATCTGGATGTCTCAGGCCCGTTGGAGAAACTTGTCATCAAAGGGACGACCGGGCTTACCGGTGGCTATTATACGAGGAATATCGATTTTCTTGGCAAGATCGGTTCTGCGGCAGTACCGGTTTCGGAAGGCGGGGGCTTTCTCTTTTCATTTCCCGATCCGCCGCTGAAAGATGCGGTGTTTGATATAAAAATTACCACCATAGAACCGTTTAAAATACGAAACAACGTGATCCGCGGTGTCCTGCGGCCCGAACTTTCATTAAAAGGCACGGGGGAGCTGCCGTTTCTGGTCGGCAAGGTGTATATCGACCCCTCAAGGATCATCCTTCCCTCCGGCAGGCTGCAGATCAAGTCCGGACTTGTCCGTTTCCCCGAAGAAGATCCGGACCGGCCGCAACTCGACATCCTGGGCCAGTCGAAACTCCTGGGCTATGATATCAACGTTGTGACCAGGGGGGCCATTGACGACCCGGTGATTACTCTCAGTTCCAGCCCCGCGCTGCCCAATGATGACCTGCTCATCCTCCTCCTGACCGGTCAACCTCCCAGGCAGGAAGGCGCCGGGGTGGTCGGAAGCAAGGGGACAAGAAATGTCATGGTCTATCTGGGCAGGGACTTTCTCAATAAATGGCTGGAGGGCGAAAACGGGAACGGGGATGAATCGATTCTCGACCGTTTTGAGCTTGATTTCGGCAGGGACGTTACCAAGAGTGGGGAGCAGACGGTGGAATCGACTTTCAGGTTGACGAAGCAGGAAGCCGGCACGGGGAAGATATATTATCTGTCCGGCGAAAAAGACAAATATGATGCCTACAACTATGGGTTTAAAATGGTTTTTCGCTTTGAATAA